The sequence below is a genomic window from Rudanella lutea DSM 19387.
AGTCGGGCCGGCCGTAACCGGGTTGACCGTATCCCGGCCGACCATACCCCGGTTGGCCGTACCCCGGTTGGGCAAAAGCGGTGGCGGCTCCCACCAGGTTGAGCGCAACGCCAACCAACGTTATCCAGAATGTGCCTGCTCGTTTCATTACCTTGTTGTTGTGGGACATTTACTGATTAGAGTGATAGCCGGGGCAAACGTTTAATCCGCTGATAAAAAATAAGATACTGCCGCTACGAGCCGGGATTGACCACCCAAAAAAAGCACTGGGCTGTAGTCTGACGACCACAGCCCAGTGCTTTTTTCAAACCAGACGTATATTACACAGGGTTACCGATCTTCATCCGGACGGGATCCCAGGTAACGATTTTCTTCTGGAAGTAGCTGATGTTGCCGCACTGCGTGGGGCCGCACGCCCGAAGACCAAACGTGGCATCTTCGATGTTGGGCTTATTGCTGCGAATCGAGTCGAAGAAGTTCACGAAGTGCTCGTACCGGTCGCCTTTATAGTCTTTGGGCACCATGTATTTAAACTCTTTCGGGCCTTCCATTTCGGGGCGGTTGGGGTACATTTTGTTGTACTCCGCCACAAATAGCTCCTTCTGATCTTTCGGGAAGTTGTCGACCGACATACCCGGTGCTTTCGGGAATTTGTTTTTGCGCACGGTCAGGCTATCCCAACCAATAGAGAGGTCGCCTTCGGTACCTACCAAACGCACCAGATAGTTACCGCCACCGCCATCCACAAAGTTAGAGCGCGTAGTCAGGTTAAACTCCGGATGTTCGGCTGTTTTGGGGTAATCGTAGATACTCAGCTGAATATCAGGCACATCGCGGCCGTCTTTCCAGTAGCGTGTACCTCCGCTTGAGTACACTCGCGTGGGCCCGAGCGACCCCGTAATGGTGTGCAGGGTTGTGAGCAGGTGCACGTACAGATCACCCGCGATACCCGTGCCGTAGTCCTGATAGTTACGCCACCGGAAAAACCGGAGCGGGTCCCACGGGCGCTTGGGCGCACTGCCGAGGTAGGTATCCCAATCGACTGTCTGGGGCGATGCATCGGGCGGAATAGAGTACTGCCATGCGCCGAGGGCACTATGACGGTCGTACTGAGCCTCCACAAAAACCAACTCGCCGATATCGCCGGCCTTCAGAAGCTCCTTTGCTTTTGAGACGATGATAGACGAGGCAAACTGGCTACCGACCTGGAAGATCTTGCCCGTTTCTTTCGCTACTTTAATCAGGGTATGGCCGTCCTCCACCTTTTGCACCATCGGCTTCTCACAGTACACGTGCTTGCCTTTGCGCATGGCGTCGGTCGATATTTTCTCGTGCCAGTGATCGGTAGTGGCGTTGATGACCACATCGATGTCTGAGCGGTCGATCAGCTCGCGGTAGTCGCGGGTGGTGGTCAGGCCAGTGCCCCAAAGCTCCTTGGCCCGGCGCAACCGACCATCGTACAGGTCGCAGGCGGCTACCATCTCTATCCCGTCGACCATGAGGGCCGTTTGGGTATCGCCAATGCCCATACCACCCGTTCCGATGAGGGCGAGTCGCATTTTGCTATTGGCCGCCGTACTGGCGTGGTTTTTCACCAGATTCAGGTACTGCGTAGTAGGTGCCCCGGCTGCATTGGCGCCGGTGAGCGCTGCAGGTACGGCAGCAGCTCCTACACCGAGGGTTTTCAGAAACGAACGGCGGGTAGCTTCGCCACGGGCATTCGTGGATAGGTTGTTCGGATTGGTCGACTGCTTATCGCTGTTTTCCATCAGTTGACTTGGTTTTTTCAATAAGATAAAGGCGGGGTTGTTCAGAAACTCACCACTTTTTCAAAGATAGCCGTTGCGGGTCAAATCACGTAGCCCGGCCCGATTGTTTCGTCTGCGCTGCCGGTCGGGCGCAAATTACCCTACCCGCTATACGTGTATTTTACACAATTGAACCGGTATGTTTTGCATTTCAGGTACATAGGGCTGTTGGGGCGTTGTGCGTATAGCCAACTTTACGCTGTTCACTAACTGGTATGTACCATGCTTTCTTTTTTGTCAACAAACCGCCCAAACGCGTATCAACAACGCTCTATCCTACTTATTTGCACTCGTCTGCTCATCGGCCTTACGGCCTTCGGTATAGCGTCGGTAGCAGCTATGGCCTTCGCCAATCCGCAGGATGTAATGAGTCTGGTGGGTGTACACTTGCCTAATCCTGACGCCTACAGTTCGATCCGGGGTGTGTATGGTGGAGCCGGGCTGACCATTACGCTCTGGCTCGTGTATCTGGCCGCCCAGCAACCCCGGCAAGGGCTGATTTTTGTCGCTGTTTTGTGTGGGCTATACGCGCTGTCGCGGTTGATTACCCAACTAACTGAAGGACCTTTGGGCGACTTTGGCTACCAATGGATGCTGATCGAAAGCACGCTATGTGGATTGGCGTTGGTACTACTGGCCCTTACCCGGCGGCATAATTGAGAACGGCTATTAGTCCGGGGCCTTCTGGCATTGGCCGTCGACCACCCCCTCCTTAATTCAAGGAGGGGGTGGCTTACCAGACCAGCCATGAATGTTTAGATGCACCACTATGCTGGGCACCTAAGTGAATGTACTATGAATAATGCACAATAGCCAATAGATTACCCTGCTGATTATCAGCTAATTAATTAGTCATTCTTCACTATACATTTTGTCCTAGCACTTATAAGCCAAATCATTAATTATTGATCAAGGAGTTATCTCCGTTCATCTCTTTGGGCTAAGGGAAAGCAAAGAACCTGTAGCCACGCTACATGACTCCCTTAAACAGTTACCGGTGTCAGTAGCGGCAGCGTTACACTGAAGCGGTTGTTGGTTTCTTCGACGGTCACATCTGCCCGGCTTACCATCTGGTACTTGGCAATCAAGGTCGATAGACCATCCCGATCCATCGCTACGGTCCGGGTACGGTGCTGTCGGTTATTGACCACCCGCAAGGCTCCGTCTGCCTCTACCTCTATCCGAATCACGAGCGGACTACCGGGCAACATGGCGTTGTGTCGGATGGCGTTGTCGATAAGCGTTTGTAAGCTCAGGGCGGGTAACTGACTGTCGGTTTTGGCGGGCGAGTTGGGTACGATGATACACAGGCTCCGGCCATACCGGGTATGCAGCAGCTCGGCGTATGTTCGGATAAAATCGAGTTCGGCGGAGAGCGGAACGACGGGTTGCGAACCGGCCTGCAACATGTACCGGTACACCCGTGCAAGATCGTCGACAAAGCGTTCTGCCTGCCGGGGGTCTTCGCCAATCAGAGCCGATACCGAGCTGAGGCTGTTGAACAGAAAATGCGGGTTTACCTGCCCTTTCAACGCATCGAGTTTGTGCTGGAGGGCCGCCTGCTGCAGTCGCTCGGTTTCAGTTTGGTTCAGCCGCCACTGCTCAAACGAGTAAAATAACCCCAGCGCC
It includes:
- a CDS encoding Gfo/Idh/MocA family protein; this encodes MENSDKQSTNPNNLSTNARGEATRRSFLKTLGVGAAAVPAALTGANAAGAPTTQYLNLVKNHASTAANSKMRLALIGTGGMGIGDTQTALMVDGIEMVAACDLYDGRLRRAKELWGTGLTTTRDYRELIDRSDIDVVINATTDHWHEKISTDAMRKGKHVYCEKPMVQKVEDGHTLIKVAKETGKIFQVGSQFASSIIVSKAKELLKAGDIGELVFVEAQYDRHSALGAWQYSIPPDASPQTVDWDTYLGSAPKRPWDPLRFFRWRNYQDYGTGIAGDLYVHLLTTLHTITGSLGPTRVYSSGGTRYWKDGRDVPDIQLSIYDYPKTAEHPEFNLTTRSNFVDGGGGNYLVRLVGTEGDLSIGWDSLTVRKNKFPKAPGMSVDNFPKDQKELFVAEYNKMYPNRPEMEGPKEFKYMVPKDYKGDRYEHFVNFFDSIRSNKPNIEDATFGLRACGPTQCGNISYFQKKIVTWDPVRMKIGNPV
- a CDS encoding DUF4345 domain-containing protein; this encodes MLSFLSTNRPNAYQQRSILLICTRLLIGLTAFGIASVAAMAFANPQDVMSLVGVHLPNPDAYSSIRGVYGGAGLTITLWLVYLAAQQPRQGLIFVAVLCGLYALSRLITQLTEGPLGDFGYQWMLIESTLCGLALVLLALTRRHN
- a CDS encoding sensor histidine kinase, with the protein product MKRPQFFSTYEWWYHLAMMPVLLPVGNWLLIGPRYLADARTFAVGTGLIFILYWFAVITLTLVIRRIITRYPCLSQTRLRLLSMLLAVGALTVVLAVFDVWVYSLVPITGVRFDLDTIRPVWWLGALFDVLLCTALGLFYSFEQWRLNQTETERLQQAALQHKLDALKGQVNPHFLFNSLSSVSALIGEDPRQAERFVDDLARVYRYMLQAGSQPVVPLSAELDFIRTYAELLHTRYGRSLCIIVPNSPAKTDSQLPALSLQTLIDNAIRHNAMLPGSPLVIRIEVEADGALRVVNNRQHRTRTVAMDRDGLSTLIAKYQMVSRADVTVEETNNRFSVTLPLLTPVTV